A region from the Geotrypetes seraphini chromosome 10, aGeoSer1.1, whole genome shotgun sequence genome encodes:
- the LOC117368372 gene encoding zinc finger protein 835-like has translation MEEEPDCSSSDLSSSPLNCLKIFTLDGDLKEDLVHNDPRSSEIEGSNSDDEEKTATESSPEKEDSSGKFFNMSTQLEDLEGDVHEAPLCNSFPLKMTSDESWHSKGEENAKDGRQKPCAKTKNLREMTVGHWLRVKIENSAGDSVELTVKPTISDAIVDPWIKDKSPGDDSKKPLVKVKIENAKDVAEDLLAKANNTIDAAMETLRRVKHEGSIDSLESLKVKCQKSKLQMWKLHSRKKRDEPLKLSYGDKVDSEKSHDEPGPSRSKRWRLMWDKTREFHRKKKLLQCGQEVASRLLDAQCNDKSLQVSSCIQLEKEEKCEPRDTERVSVKLSEPLATSGNSNSNLVHLIDENGIYSTTKFIPGSTLGETQEAELLPHLKKEKGAVVSDLDIQEVIIDEKQFQCSVCDRSFKRAWELFSHEVVHNEDRPFHCNLCDASFKRHSDFKSHRLVHTEERPFHCEACGKKFKRSSNLQEHRRIHTGERPYRCACCEKPFKTPYELQRHMLVHCTEKPFKCSDCGKDFPTSNSLLLHQRQHCDDKPHVCGICGKRFTYGHSLKVHERVHTGDRPFVCPICGKGFKQSNALASHERVHTGERPFICKTCGKAFKQSSYLVIHERSHTGERPYKCEDCAKAFTRPSLLLQHHRVHSEERPYRCTFCEKYFKDLSYLIIHEKVHTGETPYKCGICDKGFAHPSNLLQHQRVHRDA, from the coding sequence ATGGAGGAGGAGCCCGATTGTTCATCCAGTGatctgtcctcctctccactGAACTGCCTCAAGATCTTTACCCTGGATGGTGACTTGAAGGAAGATCTGGTACATAATGATCCAAGGTCTTCAGAGATTGAAGGCAGTAACAGTGATGATGAAGAGAAAACAGCAACTGAGAGCTCTCCAGAGAAAGAAGATTCTTCTGGAAAATTCTTTAATATGAGCACTCAACTAGAGGACCTGGAAGGAGATGTTCATGAGGCTCCTCTTTGCAAttctttccctttgaaaatgacTTCTGATGAGAGTTGGCACAGCAAGGGGGAAGAGAATGCCAAAGATGGAAGGCAGAAACCTTGTGCCAAGACCAAGAACTTGAGAGAGATGACTGTGGGGCATTGGCTTAGGGTCAAGATTGAGAACTCAGCAGGTGACTCTGTGGAACTCACCGTAAAGCCCACAATCTCGGATGCAATTGTAGATCCCTGGATCAAGGACAAAAGCCCAGGTGATGACTCCAAGAAACCGTTGGTCAAAGTCAAGATTGAGAACGCCAAAGATGTAGCTGAGGATCTCTTGGCCAAGGCCAACAATACCATTGATGCCGCTATGGAGACTCTGAGAAGGGTCAAACATGAAGGTTCAATAGATTCCCTTGAGTCTCTGAAGGTCAAATGCCAAAAATCAAAGCTTCAGATGTGGAAGTTGCATTCcaggaaaaaaagagatgaaCCTTTGAAGCTCTCATATGGTGATAAAGTTGATAGTGAAAAGAGCCATGACGAACCAGGACCTTCCAGAAGTAAAAGATGGAGGCTTATGTGGGACAAAACCAGAGAGTTTCACAGAAAGAAAAAACTTTTGCAATGTGGCCAGGAAGTTGCATCCAGATTGTTGGATGCCCAGTGTAATGATAAATCACTCCAAGTTAGCAGTTGCATACAGCTAGAGAAGGAGGAGAAGTGTGAGCCAAGGGATACAGAGCGGGTTTCTGTGAAACTATCTGAGCCCTTAGCCACCAGTGGCAACTCCAATTCCAACCTTGTCCACCTAATTGATGAGAACGGAATCTACTCCACTACTAAATTTATCCCTGGTAGCACCCTGGGTGAAACTCAGGAGGCGGAACTCCTGCCCCACCTTAAGAAGGAGAAGGGCGCAGTGGTGTCAGACCTGGACATCCAAGAGGTTATTATTGACGAAAAGCAGTTTCAATGCAGTGTGTGCGACAGGTctttcaagagagcctgggagcTGTTTAGCCACGAGGTGGTGCATAACGAGGACAGACCATTCCACTGTAATTTATGTGATGCCTCTTTCAAACGCCATTCGGACTTCAAAAGCCACCGGCTAGTGCACACGGAGGAACGGCCGTTCCATTGCGAGGCATGTGGCAAGAAGTTCAAGCGTTCATCCAACTTGCAGGAGCACCGGCGCATCCACACAGGGGAGCGGCCCTACCGGTGTGCTTGCTGTGAAAAACCCTTCAAGACGCCCTATGAGCTGCAGCGCCACATGCTCGTCCACTGTACCGAGAAGCCTTTCAAATGCAGCGACTGCGGCAAGGACTTCCCCACCTCCAATTCGCTGCTCCTGCACCAGCGGCAGCACTGTGATGATAAACCACATGTGTGTGGCATCTGTGGCAAGAGGTTCACCTACGGGCACAGCCTGAAGGTGCATGAGCGGGTCCACACAGGTGACCGGCCATTCGTGTGTCCCATCTGTGGCAAGGGTTTCAAGCAATCCAATGCTCTGGCCTCCCACGAACGGGTGCATACAGGTGAGCGGCCCTTCATCTGCAAGACATGTGGCAAAGCCTTCAAGCAGTCCTCTTATTTGGTCATCCATGAGCGCTCGCACACGGGCGAGCGACCGTACAAGTGTGAGGACTGTGCGAAAGCTTTCACACGTCCCTCACTTCTTTTGCAGCACCACCGGGTACATAGTGAAGAGCGTCCATACCGTTGTACTTTCTGTGAAAAATATTTCAAGGATCTGTCCTATCTGATCATTCACGAGAAGGTGCATACAGGTGAGACGCCATACAAATGTGGCATCTGTGATAAGGGCTTTGCCCACCCTTCCAACCTGCTGCAGCATCAGAGAGTACACCGAGATGCCTGA